From the genome of Sander lucioperca isolate FBNREF2018 chromosome 1, SLUC_FBN_1.2, whole genome shotgun sequence, one region includes:
- the gar1 gene encoding H/ACA ribonucleoprotein complex subunit 1: MSFRGGGGRGGRGGGGFNRGGGGRGGGGFGGGRGGGFGGGRGGGFGRGGGRGGFNRQQDYGPPEYVVALGEFVHPCEDDIVCKCTTEENKVPYFNAPVYLENKEQIGKVDEIFGQLRDFYFSVKLSENMKASSFKKLQKFYIDPMKLLPLQRFLPRPPGEKGPPRGGRGGRGGGRGGGRGGGFRGGRGGGFGGGRGGGFGGGRGGGGGGFRGRGGGGGRGFRGGR, translated from the exons ATGTCTttcagaggaggaggtggacgaggaggcagaggaggtggaggatTTAACCGAggtggaggaggcagaggaggaggtggattTGGAGGAGGCAGGGGAGGCGGatttggaggaggaagaggaggtggaTTTGGACGTGGTGGTGGCAGAGGTGGTTTTAATAGACAACAAGACTACGGTCCTCCAGAGTATGTCGTCG CTCTGGGAGAGTTTGTGCATCCATGTGAAGATGACATTGTGTGCAAGTGTACGACCGAGGAAAACAAAGTTCCTTACTTCAATGCCCCCGTCTACTTGGAAAACAAGGAGCAGATCGGGAAAGTGGATGAGATATTTGGCCAGCTCCGGGACTTT TATTTTTCAGTCAAACTTTCAGAAAATATGAAGGCGTCTTCATTTAAGAAACTGCAGAAG TTTTATATAGATCCAATGAAGCTTCTCCCGCTGCAGAGATTCCTCCCCAGGCCGCCAGGAGAGAAGGGTCCGCCAAGAGGAGGCCGAGGGGGTcgaggtggaggaagaggaggtggtCGTGGAG GTGGTTTCCGAGGCGGCCGCGGTGGAGGATTTGGAGGCGGCCGCGGCGGAGGATTTGGAGGTGGAcgaggcggaggaggaggaggcttcagaggaagaggaggcggaggaggacgTGGATTCAGAG GCGGGAGATGA
- the LOC116052902 gene encoding alcohol dehydrogenase class-3, with product METAGKVIKCKAAVAWESGKPLSIEEVEVAPPKAHEVRIKIFATGVCHTDAYTLSGSDPEGLFPVILGHEGAGTVESVGEGVTKFKPGDTVVPLYVPQCGECKFCKNPKTNLCQKIRVTQGRGLLPDNTSRFTCKGKQVFHFMGTSTFSEYTVVADISLAKVNAKAPLDKVCLLGCGISTGYGAALNTAKVEPGSTCAVFGLGAVGLAVIMGCKVAGATRIIGVDINPAKFEKAKEFGATEFVNPKDHSKPIQEVLVEMTDGGVDYSFECIGNVQIMRAALEACHKGWGESVIIGVAGAGQEISTRPFQLVTGRVWRGTAFGGWKSVESVPKLVEDYMNKKLKVDEFVTHTLPFEQINEGFDLMHAGKSIRTVLTF from the exons ATGGAGACAGCTGGAAAA GTCATTAAGTGCAAGGCAGCTGTTGCCTGGGAATCTGGGAAGCCTCTTTCCATTGAGGAGGTGGAGGTAGCCCCACCCAAGGCCCATGAAGTTCGCATCAAG ATCTTTGCTACAGGGGTGTGTCATACCGATGCCTACACTCTGAGTGGCAGTGACCCCGAGGGACTTTTCCCTGTCATCTTGGGCCACGAGGGTGCTGGAACTGTTGAGAGCGTTGGTGAGGGTGTCACCAAATTCAAGCCAG GTGATACTGTCGTCCCGTTGTATGTGCCACAGTGTGGCGAATGCAAATTCTGCAAAAATCCCAAGACCAACCTTTGCCAGAAAATTAG AGTAACCCAGGGCCGCGGCCTGCTCCCTGACAACACTTCACGCTTCACTTGCAAGGGAAAGCAAGTGTTTCACTTCATGGGGACCAGCACTTTCTCGGAGTATACTGTGGTGGCCGACATCTCTCTCGCCAAGGTGAACGCGAAGGCTCCACTGGATAAAGTGTGCCTTCTTGGTTGTGGCATTTCTACAGGTTACGGTGCTGCTCTCAACACTGCCAAG GTTGAGCCTGGTTCCACATGTGCTGTATTTGGCCTTGGTGCTGTTGGCTTGGCTGTTATTATGGGCTGCAAGGTTGCTGGGGCAACCAGGATCATTGGTGTGGACATCAACCCTGCAAAGTTTGAGAAAGCCAAGGAGTTTGGAGCCACTGAGTTTGTGAACCCTAAGGACCACAGCAAGCCCATCCAGGAGGTTCTGGTGGAGATGACTGACGGGGGTGTGGACTATTCATTTGAGTGCATTGGAAATGTGCAAATCATG agaGCTGCTCTGGAGGCGTGCCATAAAGGATGGGGTGAAAGTGTCATCATCGGCGTAGCCGGAGCTGGACAGGAGATCTCGACCAGACCTTTCCAGCTGGTGACGGGCCGAGTGTGGAGGGGCACAGCCTTTGGAG GGTGGAAGAGTGTGGAAAGTGTCCCTAAATTGGTGGAAGACTACATGAATAAGAAGCTGAAGGTGGATGAGTTTGTGACCCACACCCTGCCATTTGAGCAGATAAATGAGGGATTTGACCTCATGCATGCTGGAAAGAG TATCCGCACAGTGCTGACCTTCTGA
- the eif4ea gene encoding eukaryotic translation initiation factor 4E-1A: protein MATALVVSTSVPAHPEKEKCETIIQKVMSPEAYIKHPLQNKWALWFFKNDKSKTWQANLRLISKFDTVEDFWALYNHIQLSSNLMSGCDYSLFKDGIEPMWEDGRNRRGGRWLITLSKQQRKADLDRFWLETLLCLVGEAFDDHSDDVCGAVINVRAKGDKMAIWTTDYENKDAITHIGRVYKERLGVPPKVIIGYQSHADTATKSGSSTKNKFVA from the exons ATGGCGACCGCTCTGGTG gTGTCAACTTCGGTTCCTGCTCAtcctgaaaaggaaaaatgtgaAACAATAATTCAAAAGGTTATGAGTCCTGAAGCATACATCAAGCATCCATTACAAAACAA GTGGGCTCTTTGGTTTTTCAAGAATGACAAAAGCAAAACATGGCAAGCCAACCTTCGTCTGATCTCAAAATTTGACACTGTGGAAGACTTCTGGGC ATTATACAATCACATTCAGCTATCAAGTAACTTGATGTCTGGCTGTGACTACTCATTGTTTAAG GATGGGATTGAGCCAATGTGGGAGGATGGACGGAATCGAAGAGGTGGCCGCTGGCTGATAACTCTGTCCAAGCAGCAGCGTAAAGCAGACCTGGATCGGTTCTGGTTGGAGACG CTCTTGTGTCTTGTGGGTGAAGCTTTTGATGACCACAGCGACGACGTGTGCGGCGCCGTCATCAACGTCCGAGCCAAAGGAGATAAAATGGCAATATGGACCACAGACTACGAAAACAAAGATGCCATCACGCACATAGG tcgtGTTTACAAAGAGAGATTAGGCGTTCCTCCAAAAGTGATCATCGGGTACCAGTCACATGCAGATACCGCCACAAAGAGCGGCTCCTCAACCAAGAACAAGTTTGTTGCCTAA